A single window of Pectobacterium parmentieri DNA harbors:
- a CDS encoding IS3 family transposase (programmed frameshift) — translation MRKARFTEHQIIAVLKSVEAGRTVKDVCREAGISEASYYNWKAKFGGMEASDIKKMKDLEDENRRLKQMFADLSLECRALKDVIEKKPLKPAIKRELVSYLTAQFAMSIRQACRTLSLSRTVYFYQPDTCRDEPVIQALAEVAERYPRYGFKKLFQVLRRQGNAWNHKRVHRIYCLLKLNFRRKGKQRLPVRNPTPLATPEALNQSWSIDFMHDALVCGRRFRTFNVVDDFNREALAIEIDLNIPAQRVVRVLDRIVANRGYPLKLRMDNGPELISLTLAQWAEEHGVMLEFIKPGKPTQNAFIERFNRTYRTEILDFYLFRTLNEAREITERWLTEYNSERPHESLNNLTPEEYRLMAENPEISKSVWN, via the exons ATGCGTAAAGCCCGATTCACTGAGCACCAGATCATCGCCGTTCTGAAGTCCGTCGAAGCTGGACGTACCGTCAAGGATGTCTGCCGCGAAGCCGGCATTTCCGAAGCCAGCTATTACAACTGGAAAGCGAAGTTTGGTGGTATGGAAGCTTCTGATATCAAAAAGATGAAAGATCTGGAGGATGAAAATCGTCGTCTGAAACAGATGTTTGCCGATCTGAGTCTCGAGTGTCGTGCTCTGAAAGATGTCATCGAAAAAAAGC CTTTAAAACCAGCGATAAAGCGTGAGCTCGTCAGTTACCTGACCGCGCAGTTTGCGATGAGCATACGCCAGGCATGCAGGACATTGTCGCTGAGCAGGACGGTGTATTTTTATCAGCCGGACACCTGTCGTGATGAACCGGTGATCCAGGCTCTGGCGGAGGTGGCTGAACGCTATCCCCGTTACGGTTTTAAGAAGCTGTTTCAGGTGCTGCGCAGGCAAGGCAATGCCTGGAATCATAAACGCGTTCATCGCATTTACTGCCTGCTGAAACTGAATTTTCGCCGTAAGGGAAAGCAACGTCTGCCGGTGCGCAATCCGACTCCGCTGGCGACGCCGGAAGCACTGAACCAGAGCTGGTCGATAGATTTTATGCATGATGCGCTGGTCTGCGGCAGACGCTTTCGGACCTTCAATGTGGTGGATGACTTTAACCGCGAGGCTCTCGCAATAGAAATCGATCTGAATATCCCGGCGCAGCGGGTGGTCAGAGTACTGGACAGGATCGTGGCAAACCGTGGTTATCCGCTGAAACTGCGGATGGACAATGGCCCGGAGCTAATCTCGCTGACTTTGGCACAGTGGGCTGAAGAGCATGGCGTGATGCTGGAATTTATCAAACCGGGAAAACCAACGCAAAATGCCTTCATCGAACGTTTTAACCGAACGTACCGGACAGAGATACTGGATTTTTATCTGTTCAGAACCCTGAATGAAGCGAGGGAAATCACAGAACGCTGGCTGACGGAATACAACAGCGAGCGGCCTCATGAATCCCTGAATAACCTGACGCCGGAAGAGTACCGGCTGATGGCTGAAAATCCGGAAATCTCAAAAAGTGTGTGGAACTAA
- a CDS encoding RHS domain-containing protein, translated as MARYGYDALGRRTRKTVTWGDSGKQEETRFLWEGFRLLQARQADRTESYLYDPTIWWSPLARITQQPGAPDGDIRWFNTELDGAPLEMTDAEGAVRWSGDYGSFGAVNGQTQDSEGLRHGCKYPCKTAHSLLEIFRHTDYVT; from the coding sequence GTGGCCCGCTATGGCTATGATGCGCTGGGCAGACGCACCCGTAAAACGGTCACCTGGGGTGACAGCGGGAAACAGGAAGAGACGCGTTTCCTGTGGGAAGGCTTTCGGCTGTTGCAGGCCAGACAGGCTGACCGGACAGAAAGCTACCTTTATGACCCGACTATCTGGTGGTCGCCGTTAGCACGTATCACACAACAACCGGGCGCGCCTGACGGTGATATCCGCTGGTTCAATACCGAGCTGGACGGGGCGCCGCTGGAGATGACGGATGCGGAAGGTGCGGTCCGCTGGAGCGGAGATTACGGCAGCTTCGGTGCCGTCAATGGACAGACGCAGGACAGTGAAGGACTGCGCCACGGCTGTAAGTATCCCTGCAAAACGGCCCATTCACTTTTAGAGATCTTCCGACATACTGATTATGTCACTTGA